Proteins from a genomic interval of Desulfovibrio piger:
- a CDS encoding DNA-directed RNA polymerase: MAYTKEAIERELALEEEMFNRGKDRFFANIARLKEQRNEGGTTYGKMLLKRGIAPLAAAITAFMEKANSGTAGRRHMAVALLKDIAPDVAAFITLRTAIDTLTSEPMLQNVAVRVGREIEAELRLTNLKQNDADRYAMTQRYIQGHKSRKYRSTVLRYAYGKSTTVDFEPWPLAQCLHLGQKLIELAIDSTGIFAIELTSNKVRKGNKDMAAYSLVMTPALKEWMDDHLESRSIMAPAYMPTLIPPKPWEGACGGGYYFQAMRPLSLVKTGNRDYLLTLDKKIANNEMPSVLRAINALQDTPWRVNRQVYEVADHFWNDTNGDVADLPPRDGYRLPPCPVCGADITDPASARIPHACLDSLSEEELRRWRRAAAIVREKNISCMSRRLGIAKTLHLAARYKDEPAFYYPYQLDFRGRIYAVPAYLNPQGTGLAKALLQFAQGKALGSMAAVKWLAIHGSNCFGNDKVSLDARYSWVIQHQEDIRLCAEDPYGNRWWTEADDPWGFLAFCFEWQGYLDGGLTFVSHLPIAMDGTCNGLQIFSLILRDEVGGHAVNLTPTDTPQDIYGIVADKVRLLLEEQAVNPVEGAEVYPKGKTEEEGRPLYNATICARWLLGLNINRKMTKRQVMVLPYGGTFDSCREYTEAWLKEQVYADAAKPLDMPNGHTARAISRYLAELIWEAIGATVIKAREAMTFLQNTAAVLNKADLPIRWTTPVGFPVQQCYREQKGKRVKTRIGDSLIYLTLNEEQPDKLAKAKQKSAISPNYVHSLDAAALMRTVCCCADEDILSFAMIHDSYGTHAADSERLAAILRTTFVGMFGGDANMLELWSREVMAPVPAAVLQKMDGLPAIPAFGELDVEAVKRSLFFFA, from the coding sequence ATGGCCTACACCAAGGAAGCCATCGAACGTGAGCTGGCCCTCGAAGAAGAGATGTTCAACCGTGGCAAGGACCGCTTCTTTGCCAACATCGCCCGCCTCAAGGAGCAACGCAACGAAGGCGGCACCACCTACGGCAAGATGCTGCTCAAGCGTGGCATCGCTCCCCTCGCCGCCGCCATCACCGCCTTCATGGAGAAGGCCAACAGCGGCACTGCCGGGCGCAGACACATGGCCGTGGCCCTGCTCAAGGACATAGCCCCCGACGTGGCCGCCTTCATCACCCTGCGTACCGCCATCGACACACTCACCTCCGAGCCCATGCTCCAGAACGTGGCCGTGCGTGTGGGCCGCGAGATAGAGGCCGAGCTGCGCCTGACCAACCTCAAGCAGAACGACGCCGACCGCTACGCCATGACCCAGCGGTACATCCAAGGCCACAAGTCCCGCAAGTATCGCAGCACGGTGCTGCGGTATGCCTACGGCAAATCCACCACGGTGGACTTCGAGCCATGGCCCCTGGCCCAGTGCCTCCATCTTGGGCAGAAGCTCATCGAGCTGGCCATCGACAGCACCGGTATCTTCGCCATCGAGCTGACCTCCAACAAGGTCCGCAAGGGCAACAAGGACATGGCCGCCTACAGTCTGGTCATGACCCCGGCCCTCAAGGAATGGATGGACGACCACCTCGAATCCCGTTCCATCATGGCCCCCGCCTACATGCCGACCCTCATCCCGCCCAAGCCGTGGGAGGGTGCCTGCGGTGGCGGCTACTACTTCCAGGCCATGCGCCCGCTGTCTCTGGTGAAGACCGGGAACCGGGACTACCTGCTCACGCTGGACAAGAAGATAGCCAACAACGAGATGCCCTCCGTCCTGCGGGCCATCAATGCCCTGCAAGACACGCCGTGGCGCGTGAACAGGCAGGTCTATGAAGTGGCCGACCACTTCTGGAACGACACCAACGGCGACGTGGCCGACCTGCCCCCGCGTGATGGCTACCGCCTGCCTCCCTGCCCTGTCTGCGGGGCCGACATCACGGACCCCGCCTCGGCCCGCATCCCCCATGCCTGCCTCGACAGCCTCTCCGAAGAGGAGCTGCGGCGCTGGCGTCGGGCCGCCGCCATCGTGCGGGAGAAGAACATCTCCTGCATGTCCCGCAGGCTGGGCATCGCCAAGACCCTGCATCTGGCCGCCCGCTACAAGGACGAGCCGGCCTTCTACTATCCCTACCAGCTCGACTTCCGGGGCCGCATCTATGCCGTGCCCGCCTACCTCAACCCGCAGGGCACGGGTCTGGCCAAGGCCCTGCTCCAGTTCGCCCAGGGCAAGGCGCTGGGCAGCATGGCCGCCGTCAAGTGGCTGGCCATCCACGGCTCCAACTGCTTCGGCAACGACAAGGTGAGCCTCGACGCCCGCTACTCGTGGGTCATCCAGCATCAGGAGGACATCCGCCTGTGCGCTGAAGACCCCTACGGCAACCGCTGGTGGACGGAAGCCGATGACCCGTGGGGCTTCCTTGCCTTCTGCTTCGAGTGGCAGGGGTATCTCGACGGGGGTTTGACCTTCGTCTCCCACCTGCCCATCGCAATGGACGGCACCTGCAACGGCCTGCAAATCTTCTCGCTCATCCTGCGCGACGAAGTGGGCGGTCATGCGGTCAACCTCACCCCCACGGACACGCCGCAGGACATATACGGCATCGTCGCCGACAAGGTTCGGCTGCTGCTGGAAGAACAGGCGGTCAATCCTGTCGAGGGCGCGGAGGTCTACCCCAAGGGAAAAACGGAGGAAGAAGGACGGCCACTGTACAATGCGACCATCTGCGCCCGCTGGCTGCTTGGCCTCAACATCAACCGCAAGATGACCAAACGGCAGGTCATGGTGCTACCCTATGGGGGCACCTTCGACAGTTGCCGGGAATACACGGAAGCGTGGCTGAAGGAACAGGTCTATGCCGATGCAGCCAAGCCGCTGGACATGCCCAACGGACACACGGCCCGCGCCATCTCCCGCTATCTGGCGGAACTCATCTGGGAGGCCATCGGGGCCACGGTCATCAAGGCCCGCGAGGCCATGACCTTCCTGCAAAACACCGCCGCCGTCCTCAACAAGGCCGACCTGCCCATCCGCTGGACCACGCCCGTGGGCTTCCCCGTCCAGCAGTGCTACCGCGAACAGAAAGGCAAGCGCGTCAAGACCAGGATAGGGGATTCCCTCATCTACCTCACCCTCAACGAGGAGCAGCCCGACAAGCTGGCCAAGGCCAAGCAGAAGTCGGCCATCTCCCCCAACTATGTCCACTCGCTGGACGCCGCCGCCCTCATGCGGACCGTGTGCTGCTGTGCTGATGAAGACATCCTGTCCTTCGCCATGATTCACGACAGCTACGGCACCCATGCCGCCGACAGCGAACGTCTCGCCGCCATCCTGCGGACCACGTTCGTGGGCATGTTCGGTGGCGACGCCAACATGCTGGAGCTGTGGAGCCGCGAGGTCATGGCCCCGGTGCCTGCCGCTGTCCTGCAAAAAATGGACGGCCTCCCGGCCATCCCTGCCTTCGGGGAACTGGACGTGGAAGCGGTCAAGCGTTCCCTGTTCTTCTTCGCGTAA
- a CDS encoding ssDNA-binding protein: MANTENDKNKKPKQHTTPKAEALFVHIVEPDHGTKEFPDEEGSFTVTLRMPEEQAQRFLDSLNEELEEAQAQMDKEFASLSVATRKSLKHPTFVMPGTEEYDRETEEPTGYILFRFKTKAKYTNKQGKVMDRKVAVFDSMLSPVSLSAEPGWGSIMRVSFTARPYFVNGTGKAGLTFYLNAVQILKLNASGERSGTDYGFASEDDGFTADDMPADQPVAPVTGGSEDAQPDEVPF, from the coding sequence ATGGCTAACACCGAGAACGACAAGAACAAGAAACCCAAGCAGCACACCACCCCCAAGGCCGAGGCCTTGTTCGTCCACATCGTGGAGCCGGACCACGGCACCAAGGAGTTCCCCGACGAAGAGGGCTCCTTCACCGTCACCCTGCGGATGCCGGAAGAGCAGGCCCAGCGGTTCCTCGATTCCCTCAACGAGGAACTGGAAGAAGCCCAGGCCCAGATGGACAAGGAGTTCGCCTCCCTGTCTGTGGCCACCCGCAAGAGCCTGAAGCACCCCACCTTCGTGATGCCCGGCACCGAAGAATACGACCGCGAGACCGAAGAGCCCACCGGCTACATCCTGTTCCGCTTCAAGACCAAGGCCAAGTACACCAACAAGCAGGGCAAGGTCATGGACCGCAAGGTGGCGGTCTTCGATTCCATGCTGTCCCCCGTGAGCCTGAGCGCCGAGCCCGGCTGGGGCTCCATCATGCGCGTCTCGTTCACGGCCCGGCCCTACTTCGTCAACGGCACCGGCAAGGCCGGCCTGACGTTCTACCTGAACGCCGTCCAGATTCTCAAGCTGAACGCCTCCGGCGAACGCTCCGGCACCGACTACGGCTTCGCCTCCGAGGACGACGGCTTCACCGCCGACGACATGCCCGCCGACCAGCCCGTCGCCCCGGTGACCGGCGGCAGCGAGGACGCCCAGCCCGATGAAGTCCCGTTCTAG
- a CDS encoding endonuclease, producing the protein MKSRSSSALSAKVKRYKAWAAVRNDTGFRSQFEADVSRSLPDDAARYEAGRIPYTVTTTWHYTPDWLLPRQAIVLEAKGRFTLEDRNKMLMVKAQYPRLDIRLIFQRLSQKVTKTMTVQDWCDKHGFPCCKGPAVPDAWLKHKPTAAGKKAFAALFPQVA; encoded by the coding sequence ATGAAGTCCCGTTCTAGCAGCGCCCTGAGCGCGAAGGTCAAACGCTACAAAGCGTGGGCCGCCGTGCGGAACGACACCGGTTTCCGCAGCCAGTTCGAGGCCGATGTGTCCCGGTCCCTGCCCGATGATGCCGCCCGGTACGAAGCCGGGCGCATCCCGTACACGGTCACGACCACATGGCACTACACCCCGGACTGGCTGCTGCCCAGGCAGGCCATCGTCCTCGAAGCCAAAGGCCGCTTCACGCTGGAGGACAGGAACAAGATGCTCATGGTGAAGGCCCAGTACCCCAGGCTGGACATCCGCCTCATCTTCCAGCGCCTCAGCCAGAAAGTCACCAAGACCATGACCGTGCAGGACTGGTGCGACAAGCACGGCTTCCCCTGCTGCAAGGGGCCTGCCGTCCCTGACGCATGGCTCAAGCACAAACCCACCGCCGCCGGGAAGAAGGCCTTCGCCGCCCTCTTCCCGCAGGTGGCCTGA
- a CDS encoding DnaB-like helicase C-terminal domain-containing protein, which yields MYRHEQAEQSSFMQHEPCPACRSRGEDAKGNNLARYSDGHGYCHACGYYESAEGEGKTGKPGATKARPTFEALPCDILPLKQRGIDAATCEKFGYGIGRWGKEKAWCHVAPYRDAEGRVVAQHIRLEGKDFKWLGDSKDALLFGRHLWRSGGRRVIVTEGEIDCLTISMLQDNKWPVVSLPNGASAGAKAIRQNLEWLETFEEVILCFDMDEPGRKAAQECAMLLTPGKAKIPYLPCKDANECLAKGKTKELISALWDAQPYRPDGIVAGQDLWDKVRQSPPKGYGIPYPQLNDKLHGLRLGELYLFTAGSGIGKSTIVNEIAYHLKMVHGLPLGVIALEESVSRNLRRYLGIHLNKPLHLPEVHESIPETDLKAAFDAVTGDNKWFAYDHFGSSDIDNLLSKLRYMVVGLGCKVIVLDHISIVVSALDEAGGESERKVIDKLMTKLRSLIEETGAMVLAVVHLKRPDKGKSFNEGRQVSLTDLRGSGSLEQVSDVVIALERDQQGDEPNLASIRVLKNRPIGETGPAGAVTYDPETGRLTPADGESFGFSQYNDNQEQQEF from the coding sequence ATGTACAGGCATGAACAGGCAGAACAGTCATCCTTCATGCAGCATGAACCCTGTCCCGCCTGTCGCTCCCGTGGCGAAGACGCCAAGGGGAACAACCTTGCCCGCTACTCCGACGGGCACGGGTACTGTCATGCCTGCGGATACTACGAATCAGCCGAAGGCGAGGGCAAGACCGGCAAGCCCGGTGCCACCAAGGCCCGCCCCACGTTCGAGGCGCTCCCCTGCGACATCCTCCCGCTCAAGCAGCGCGGCATCGACGCCGCCACCTGCGAGAAGTTCGGCTACGGCATCGGCCGCTGGGGCAAGGAGAAAGCCTGGTGCCATGTGGCTCCCTACCGGGATGCCGAGGGCCGGGTGGTGGCCCAGCACATCCGGCTGGAAGGCAAGGACTTCAAGTGGCTGGGCGACAGCAAGGACGCCTTGCTCTTCGGACGCCACCTCTGGCGCTCCGGCGGCAGGCGGGTCATCGTCACGGAAGGCGAGATAGACTGCCTGACCATCTCCATGTTGCAGGACAACAAGTGGCCCGTGGTCTCCCTGCCCAACGGGGCCAGCGCCGGGGCCAAGGCCATCCGGCAGAACCTCGAATGGCTGGAGACCTTCGAGGAGGTCATCCTCTGCTTCGACATGGACGAGCCGGGACGCAAGGCGGCGCAGGAATGCGCCATGCTCCTGACCCCAGGCAAGGCCAAGATTCCCTATCTGCCCTGCAAGGACGCCAACGAATGCCTGGCCAAAGGCAAGACCAAGGAACTCATCAGCGCCCTGTGGGACGCCCAGCCCTACCGGCCCGACGGCATCGTCGCCGGTCAGGACCTCTGGGACAAGGTGCGCCAGAGCCCGCCCAAGGGCTACGGCATCCCCTATCCCCAGCTCAACGACAAGCTCCACGGCCTTCGCCTTGGCGAGCTGTACCTGTTCACCGCAGGCTCCGGCATCGGCAAGTCCACCATCGTCAACGAGATAGCCTACCATCTCAAGATGGTGCATGGCCTGCCCCTTGGCGTCATCGCCCTGGAGGAATCCGTCTCCCGCAACCTCCGCCGCTACCTCGGCATCCATCTCAACAAGCCCCTCCATCTCCCCGAAGTCCACGAGAGCATCCCCGAAACCGACCTCAAGGCCGCCTTCGATGCCGTGACCGGGGACAACAAGTGGTTCGCCTATGACCACTTCGGTTCCTCCGACATCGACAACCTGCTGTCCAAGCTCCGCTACATGGTGGTGGGCCTGGGCTGCAAGGTCATCGTGCTGGACCACATCTCCATCGTGGTCTCGGCGCTGGACGAGGCCGGAGGGGAATCCGAGCGCAAGGTCATCGACAAACTGATGACCAAGCTCCGTTCCCTCATCGAGGAGACCGGGGCCATGGTGCTGGCCGTGGTCCACCTCAAGCGGCCCGACAAGGGCAAGAGCTTCAACGAGGGCCGGCAGGTGAGCCTCACCGACCTGCGCGGCTCCGGCTCCCTGGAGCAGGTGAGCGATGTGGTCATCGCCCTGGAGCGCGACCAGCAAGGAGACGAACCCAACCTTGCCAGCATCCGTGTCCTCAAGAACCGCCCCATCGGGGAGACAGGCCCGGCAGGTGCCGTGACCTACGACCCGGAGACGGGCCGCCTCACCCCGGCGGACGGGGAGAGCTTCGGCTTCAGCCAGTACAACGACAACCAGGAACAACAGGAGTTCTGA
- a CDS encoding BRO-N domain-containing protein, which translates to MTNTENTPPSFQAPQTFTTPTLPGVSLRVLLDAEGQPWFVARDMALALGYALPSKAVLDHCKYAKILKGSESELLTSSPRGLSIIPEADVYRLIMRSNLPDAVRFQDWVVEEVLPSLRKTGRYSLIPDDPTSLGLPDFRNPVEAAKAWALAIEEKQEVEGRLAIAEPKAAVYDEVVAPNVLTLTDFRRRLEGVNLMAVKRSLCTANVLYYVPGVGYRVYARYRDTHFTEKFNKDYGTTTIHVLPEGQKLLTRLYHEGKLIMKKGFTAPSRDKGVSHAA; encoded by the coding sequence ATGACGAACACCGAGAACACCCCCCCTTCCTTCCAGGCCCCCCAGACCTTCACCACCCCCACCCTGCCCGGCGTCAGCCTCCGCGTCCTGCTGGATGCCGAGGGCCAGCCGTGGTTCGTGGCGCGGGACATGGCGCTGGCTCTGGGATATGCCCTTCCGTCCAAAGCTGTCCTTGACCATTGCAAATATGCGAAAATATTGAAAGGTTCCGAATCGGAACTTTTGACTTCCAGCCCCCGTGGCCTCTCCATCATCCCCGAAGCCGACGTGTACCGCCTCATCATGCGGTCCAACCTGCCGGATGCCGTGCGCTTCCAGGACTGGGTGGTCGAGGAGGTCCTGCCTTCCCTGCGCAAGACGGGCCGCTACAGCCTCATCCCCGACGACCCCACGTCCCTGGGCCTACCCGACTTCCGCAATCCCGTGGAAGCGGCCAAGGCATGGGCGCTGGCCATCGAGGAGAAGCAGGAGGTGGAGGGCAGGCTGGCCATCGCCGAGCCCAAGGCCGCCGTCTACGACGAGGTGGTGGCCCCCAATGTCCTCACCCTGACCGACTTCCGCCGCCGCCTCGAAGGCGTCAACCTCATGGCGGTCAAGCGTTCCCTGTGTACGGCCAATGTACTCTACTACGTCCCCGGCGTCGGATACCGTGTCTATGCCCGCTACCGTGACACCCACTTCACGGAAAAGTTCAACAAGGATTATGGCACCACGACCATACACGTCCTGCCCGAAGGCCAGAAGCTCCTGACGCGCCTGTACCACGAGGGCAAGCTCATCATGAAGAAGGGCTTCACCGCCCCTTCCAGGGACAAGGGCGTCTCCCATGCAGCGTGA